A genomic window from Arthrobacter globiformis includes:
- a CDS encoding 2-hydroxyacid dehydrogenase, with amino-acid sequence MGSSFLVTTAIPDPGLQLLSDAGTVTVLPSPPDYETLAALCASGEYDVVLTQLRDVVDAPLLGSARLKGVSNFAVGYNNIDVDAATRHGILVGNTPGVLTDATADIAMLLILGTARRVVEADRLVRDGKFHGWEPELLLGRDVSGAVLGLAGFGRIARATARRALGFGMEILFAPRPPGNRPVSDEELGEFAGKVRQVSWDELVERSDFLSLHVPLNEQTRHLVDRAVLERMKPDAILINTARGPVVDEAALVEALRGRVIAGAGLDVFEDEPRLAPGLAELPNTVLLPHVGSATVPVRSEMARLSALNAVAIAEGRTPPHAVNTLTGA; translated from the coding sequence GTGGGCAGCAGCTTCCTGGTCACCACCGCCATCCCGGACCCCGGGCTGCAGCTGCTTTCCGACGCCGGCACGGTCACCGTGCTGCCGTCGCCTCCCGACTATGAGACGCTGGCAGCGCTGTGCGCCTCGGGCGAGTACGACGTCGTCCTCACCCAGCTGCGCGACGTCGTCGACGCCCCATTGCTGGGCAGCGCGCGGCTGAAGGGTGTGTCCAACTTCGCGGTTGGCTACAACAATATCGACGTGGACGCCGCCACCCGCCACGGCATTCTGGTGGGCAACACCCCCGGCGTGCTGACGGACGCGACGGCGGACATCGCCATGCTGCTCATCCTCGGCACCGCCCGCCGCGTGGTGGAAGCGGACCGGCTGGTCCGCGACGGAAAATTCCACGGCTGGGAACCCGAGCTGCTGCTGGGCCGGGACGTGTCCGGCGCGGTGCTGGGCCTGGCCGGGTTCGGACGGATCGCCCGCGCCACCGCCCGCCGCGCCCTGGGCTTCGGGATGGAAATCCTCTTCGCACCGCGGCCTCCCGGGAACCGGCCGGTCAGCGACGAGGAGCTGGGCGAATTCGCGGGGAAGGTGCGGCAGGTTTCCTGGGACGAGCTGGTGGAACGCAGCGACTTCCTGTCCCTGCACGTCCCGCTCAATGAGCAGACCCGGCACCTGGTGGACCGGGCGGTGCTGGAGCGGATGAAGCCCGATGCCATCCTGATCAACACCGCCCGCGGGCCGGTGGTGGACGAGGCCGCCCTGGTCGAGGCGCTCCGGGGCCGGGTCATCGCCGGTGCCGGGCTGGACGTGTTCGAGGACGAGCCGCGGCTCGCACCCGGACTCGCCGAGCTGCCCAACACCGTGCTGCTGCCGCACGTGGGCAGTGCTACCGTCCCGGTCCGCAGCGAGATGGCCCGCCTCAGCGCGCTGAACGCCGTCGCGATCGCCGAGGGACGCACCCCGCCGCACGCCGTCAACACCCTCACGGGCGCATGA
- the gcvT gene encoding glycine cleavage system aminomethyltransferase GcvT — MTENYTALYDQHKKAGASFTDFGGWQMPLKYTSELAEHHAVRNAAGLFDLSHMGEVWVTGPDAGAFLDYALAGKLSAIAVGKAKYSLMCDADGGIIDDLISYRRPSSEEGVDKYLVVPNAGNAKVVAAALAERAANFDVVVADASAETSLIAVQGPAAEAILLTLVPTEQHTLVTELKYYAAVEVGLTVNGTVHTLLLARTGYTGEDGFEIYIPNEDAAGLWQALLDAGAAHGLIPAGLACRDSLRLEAGMPLYGNELSRHVNAYAAGLGPVVSLAKESDFVGKEALAAIKAAGVGSTIGQKLVGLKGLGRRAARGHYPVLKDGMLVGEVTSGQPSPTLGYPVAMAYVDVEHSEAGTILDVDLRGKAEPFEVVALPFYKRSK; from the coding sequence ATGACCGAGAACTACACCGCGCTCTACGACCAGCACAAGAAGGCCGGCGCGTCCTTCACCGACTTCGGTGGCTGGCAGATGCCCCTCAAGTACACCTCCGAGCTCGCCGAGCACCACGCCGTGCGCAACGCGGCCGGCCTGTTCGACCTCTCCCACATGGGCGAAGTCTGGGTGACCGGCCCGGATGCCGGCGCCTTCCTGGACTATGCCCTGGCCGGCAAGCTGTCCGCAATCGCCGTTGGCAAGGCCAAGTACTCACTGATGTGCGACGCCGACGGCGGCATCATCGATGACCTGATTTCGTACCGCCGCCCATCTTCCGAGGAAGGCGTCGACAAATACCTCGTGGTCCCCAACGCCGGCAACGCCAAGGTGGTAGCCGCGGCTCTGGCCGAACGGGCCGCCAACTTCGACGTCGTCGTGGCGGACGCCTCCGCCGAGACCTCGCTCATCGCCGTCCAGGGTCCCGCCGCAGAAGCGATCCTGCTGACCCTGGTTCCCACCGAACAGCACACGCTTGTCACTGAACTGAAGTACTACGCCGCCGTCGAGGTAGGGCTTACCGTCAACGGCACTGTACATACCCTGCTCTTGGCGCGCACCGGCTACACCGGCGAGGACGGCTTCGAGATCTACATCCCGAACGAGGATGCTGCCGGATTGTGGCAGGCGCTGCTGGATGCGGGCGCCGCCCATGGGCTCATCCCGGCAGGCCTGGCCTGCCGCGACTCGCTGCGCCTGGAAGCCGGGATGCCGCTCTACGGCAACGAGCTCTCGCGCCACGTCAATGCCTACGCCGCGGGACTGGGCCCGGTGGTGTCACTGGCAAAGGAAAGCGACTTCGTGGGCAAGGAGGCGCTGGCCGCGATCAAGGCAGCCGGCGTCGGTTCCACCATCGGCCAAAAGCTCGTGGGCCTCAAAGGCCTGGGCCGCCGCGCCGCCCGCGGCCACTACCCGGTGCTCAAGGACGGCATGCTGGTCGGCGAAGTCACCTCCGGCCAGCCCTCCCCCACCCTCGGCTACCCGGTCGCGATGGCGTACGTCGACGTCGAGCATTCCGAGGCGGGCACGATCCTGGACGTCGACCTGCGCGGCAAGGCAGAGCCCTTCGAAGTGGTGGCACTGCCGTTCTACAAGCGCTCCAAGTAA
- a CDS encoding CaiB/BaiF CoA transferase family protein, which yields MTPPRIAPLEGIRVLELGNYIAAPTAGRLLADFGAEVIKVERPGTGDELRNWRLHKGDTSMLYRTINRNKKSVVLDLRTEAGKQAVLKLAARSDILLENFRPGTLEKWGLGPEVLNEANPDLIITRISAFGQTGPLSARPGFAAVAEAYGGFRNLVGDPDRAPVRVGVSIGDSIAGLYAAFGSMMSLYQREARRRDTAGAVPLTERIIDVALNEAMFSMMESLIPDYQAYGVDRQRVGGRMEGIAPSNAYICRDGASIVVAGNGDSIYQRYMQTIGRPDLAEDPALQSNAGRWSRREELDQAIGAWTAELDAADALAALDAAGVPAGPIYTAADISTDSQYAARNMVQKFDVSTGEEILPGVGFPGIVPVIGGESLPIRNLGPDLGENTAEILAGLLGMDPAEISAATGREEALQA from the coding sequence ATGACACCACCACGCATCGCGCCCCTGGAAGGCATCCGGGTCCTGGAACTCGGAAACTACATCGCCGCGCCGACGGCTGGGAGGCTCCTCGCAGACTTCGGCGCCGAGGTCATCAAAGTGGAGCGGCCGGGAACCGGTGACGAGCTGCGCAACTGGCGCCTGCACAAGGGCGACACCTCCATGCTGTACCGGACCATCAACCGCAACAAGAAGTCCGTGGTGCTGGATCTGCGGACCGAGGCCGGAAAACAGGCGGTCCTGAAGCTCGCCGCCAGGTCGGACATCCTCCTGGAAAACTTCCGTCCCGGCACGCTGGAGAAGTGGGGCCTGGGCCCGGAGGTGCTCAATGAGGCCAACCCGGACCTCATCATCACGCGGATCTCCGCCTTCGGGCAGACAGGCCCGCTGTCCGCGCGTCCGGGGTTTGCCGCCGTCGCCGAAGCGTACGGGGGGTTCCGGAACCTCGTCGGCGACCCGGACCGCGCACCGGTCCGGGTGGGCGTTTCGATCGGGGACTCGATCGCCGGACTCTATGCCGCCTTCGGCTCCATGATGAGCCTGTACCAAAGGGAAGCACGACGGCGGGACACGGCCGGCGCTGTGCCGCTCACCGAGCGGATCATCGACGTGGCGCTCAACGAGGCCATGTTCTCCATGATGGAATCCCTGATCCCCGACTACCAGGCGTACGGTGTTGACCGGCAGCGTGTGGGCGGCCGGATGGAGGGGATTGCGCCTTCAAATGCCTATATCTGCCGGGACGGCGCCAGCATCGTGGTCGCCGGCAACGGGGACTCCATCTACCAGCGCTACATGCAGACCATCGGCCGCCCCGACCTGGCCGAAGACCCGGCGCTGCAGAGCAACGCCGGCCGGTGGTCCCGGCGCGAGGAACTGGACCAGGCCATCGGCGCCTGGACCGCGGAACTGGATGCCGCCGACGCCCTGGCAGCCCTGGACGCGGCCGGTGTCCCGGCCGGCCCCATCTACACAGCAGCGGACATCAGCACCGACAGCCAGTACGCCGCCCGCAACATGGTCCAGAAATTCGACGTCTCCACCGGCGAGGAGATCCTGCCCGGCGTCGGATTCCCGGGCATTGTTCCGGTGATCGGCGGCGAATCGCTCCCCATCCGGAACCTCGGCCCGGACCTGGGCGAAAACACCGCAGAAATCCTCGCCGGGCTCCTCGGCATGGACCCGGCAGAGATCAGTGCGGCAACCGGCCGCGAGGAGGCACTCCAGGCATGA
- the purU gene encoding formyltetrahydrofolate deformylase encodes MIRIEEKPSFAGQAPGTGGEFVLTFHCPDSLGIVQSVADFLLKQECYIVDLKQFGDRNAGHFFMRVHFASTGDAAAVEQLRDRFAPLAGQWSMDWRLERHDRKQRILVMVSKYDHCLNDLLVRARSGELPVEILAVVSNHPDLEGLAAWHGIPFHHIPVTPERKAEAEAGLLELVDVYEVELVVLARYMQVLSDSATARLTGKAINIHHSFLPSFKGAKPYHQAHERGVKTVGATAHYVNSELDEGPIIAQQVIEVDHTYTPADLVSVGKDAECKALTNAVRWHAEGRIILSGNRTVILR; translated from the coding sequence ATGATCAGGATAGAGGAAAAACCCTCATTTGCCGGCCAGGCCCCCGGAACCGGTGGGGAGTTTGTGCTGACCTTCCATTGCCCGGATTCCCTTGGAATCGTCCAGTCGGTCGCGGACTTCCTGCTCAAGCAGGAGTGCTACATCGTTGACCTTAAGCAGTTCGGTGACCGGAACGCGGGGCACTTCTTCATGAGGGTCCACTTCGCCTCGACGGGTGACGCCGCCGCCGTCGAACAGCTCCGGGACCGCTTTGCGCCGCTGGCAGGACAATGGAGCATGGACTGGCGCCTCGAACGCCATGACCGCAAGCAGCGGATCCTGGTGATGGTGTCCAAGTATGATCACTGCCTCAACGACCTGCTGGTCCGCGCCCGCAGCGGCGAACTTCCGGTCGAGATATTGGCGGTTGTGTCCAACCACCCGGACCTCGAAGGGCTCGCGGCCTGGCACGGGATCCCGTTCCACCACATCCCCGTGACGCCGGAGCGCAAGGCGGAAGCGGAGGCCGGGCTCCTGGAACTGGTGGACGTGTATGAGGTTGAGCTGGTGGTCCTGGCCCGCTACATGCAGGTCCTCAGCGACTCCGCCACCGCCCGGCTCACCGGCAAGGCCATCAACATCCACCATTCCTTCCTGCCCAGCTTCAAGGGCGCAAAGCCGTACCACCAGGCGCATGAGCGCGGAGTGAAGACGGTCGGAGCCACGGCGCATTACGTGAATTCAGAGCTTGATGAGGGACCGATCATTGCCCAGCAGGTGATTGAGGTCGACCACACGTACACGCCCGCGGATCTGGTGTCCGTGGGCAAGGATGCGGAGTGCAAGGCCCTGACGAATGCCGTGCGCTGGCACGCCGAAGGAAGAATCATCCTGTCAGGGAACCGGACGGTCATCCTTCGCTGA
- a CDS encoding hydroxymethylglutaryl-CoA lyase: MNQHVNTLASTLGGAILRDVTLRDGLQLTGKVLSTERKLETVRELLRLGVPAIELGSMARPDLVPTMANTLEVVQALTPEELERCWIWVATPGHVAKAAAAGARNFQYCLSASDSHNKANIGRTTDESLAALPQAVEYARAVNGQIQLCIATSFTCPFEGTVPEERVLGIANDPRAEGTTDIVLCDTLGQAIPAQVSGLIQRVRAESPARRIVYHGHDTWGLGVANTLAAIQAGAVMVDGALGGLGGCPFAPGASGNTSSEDILFATRPGWVTPGTFAELVVLSEKLLAELGEPNRSKAAQGARSKAPAFGWVIPSDSPASVTSCTTGGE; the protein is encoded by the coding sequence ATGAACCAGCACGTAAACACCCTCGCTTCGACCCTGGGTGGCGCCATCCTGCGCGATGTCACGCTGCGGGACGGGCTGCAGCTCACCGGGAAAGTCCTGTCCACCGAACGAAAGCTGGAGACGGTCCGGGAACTGCTGCGCCTCGGCGTCCCGGCCATCGAGCTGGGTTCCATGGCCCGTCCGGACCTGGTCCCCACCATGGCCAACACCCTGGAGGTGGTCCAAGCCCTCACGCCCGAAGAGCTGGAGAGGTGCTGGATCTGGGTGGCCACCCCCGGCCATGTCGCCAAAGCTGCCGCCGCCGGTGCCCGCAACTTCCAGTACTGCCTCTCGGCGTCGGACTCGCACAACAAGGCGAACATCGGCCGCACCACTGACGAGAGCCTCGCCGCGCTGCCCCAGGCCGTGGAGTACGCACGGGCGGTCAACGGGCAGATCCAGCTGTGCATCGCGACGTCCTTCACCTGCCCGTTCGAGGGGACCGTGCCCGAGGAACGGGTCCTGGGGATTGCCAACGACCCCCGTGCGGAGGGAACCACGGACATCGTCCTCTGCGACACGCTGGGCCAGGCCATCCCTGCCCAGGTATCAGGTCTCATCCAGCGCGTCCGGGCGGAATCCCCGGCACGCCGGATCGTCTACCACGGCCACGACACCTGGGGCCTGGGCGTGGCCAACACCCTCGCCGCGATCCAGGCAGGTGCCGTCATGGTGGACGGCGCGCTCGGCGGACTTGGCGGCTGCCCCTTCGCCCCGGGCGCCAGCGGCAACACCTCCAGCGAGGACATCCTGTTCGCCACCCGGCCCGGCTGGGTGACTCCGGGAACTTTCGCGGAGCTCGTTGTCCTGTCCGAGAAGCTGCTCGCCGAACTGGGCGAACCCAACCGCTCCAAGGCGGCGCAGGGCGCCAGGTCCAAAGCCCCGGCGTTCGGCTGGGTCATCCCGTCGGACAGTCCCGCTTCCGTGACATCCTGCACGACGGGAGGTGAGTAG
- a CDS encoding methylenetetrahydrofolate reductase, with product MTNQLPLRLEIIPTDGIIPKVRAQVPAGSTLTVTCLPHHGVGATVRASVELAQLGYEVIPHLAARSIESRAQLAGMLRDCEAAGIAEVFAIGGDAPEAAGPYGTSSRLMEGIADLTGGTMAIGVAGYPEGHPKHNELTMLDALLEKQHLASNVVTQMCFSAPRIGWYAELLRREGVDLPIWAGVAGAVPRAKLVSLATKIGVGPSLKFLSRKGPLARRLLNAGSYSSRSLVSELAAMEPALAGIHLYTFNNVQTQPAMSGSFREGTKAS from the coding sequence ATGACGAACCAATTGCCTTTGCGCCTGGAGATCATTCCCACGGACGGCATCATTCCCAAAGTCCGGGCCCAAGTTCCCGCCGGATCAACGCTGACCGTGACGTGCCTGCCGCACCATGGGGTTGGGGCCACTGTCCGGGCCTCGGTTGAGCTTGCCCAGCTTGGCTACGAGGTGATTCCCCATCTGGCCGCGCGAAGCATCGAAAGCCGGGCCCAGCTGGCGGGCATGCTCCGCGACTGCGAGGCTGCGGGGATCGCGGAGGTTTTCGCGATCGGGGGCGACGCTCCGGAGGCCGCCGGACCCTATGGCACCAGCAGCCGGCTCATGGAGGGCATTGCCGACCTGACCGGCGGGACCATGGCCATCGGCGTCGCCGGCTACCCGGAAGGCCACCCGAAGCACAACGAGCTGACGATGCTCGACGCGCTGCTGGAGAAACAGCATCTGGCCTCGAACGTGGTGACGCAGATGTGCTTTTCGGCACCCAGGATCGGCTGGTACGCCGAACTGCTGCGCCGCGAAGGTGTCGACCTTCCCATCTGGGCGGGCGTGGCCGGGGCCGTCCCGCGGGCCAAGCTGGTTTCGCTGGCCACCAAGATCGGGGTAGGTCCCTCGCTGAAGTTCCTGAGCCGCAAGGGGCCCCTCGCCCGCAGGCTCCTGAACGCCGGCAGCTATTCATCCCGGTCCCTGGTTTCCGAACTGGCCGCCATGGAACCTGCACTTGCGGGCATCCACCTCTACACGTTCAACAACGTCCAAACCCAGCCCGCCATGAGCGGGAGCTTCCGAGAAGGCACGAAGGCTTCCTGA
- a CDS encoding GntP family permease, translated as MQDIAVLINTAVAVLAAVLLIVRFRVNPVIALVVSSVYLGLAVGLGVEKTVKTITAGFGDIMVDVGLLIAFGVLMGSILNQSGAIRRLVEHLLNTFGPKRLPYTMGLAIGTVLQSIFLDVLLVISAPLARKLAPKIGKLGTARMATAMAIALECGIVFTVPGVASLALAGLLNVPLGKMLLFGLLLVIPTIIIAIAIMTFLFRRGFWNEAKDEDHTFVAEEDREGEEEGYDGGAGRPVAAGTGASGPGTNGTAAQASGSVAVAEREPKQFPLIVLFAPLLTSLLLIGAGAILQILKIDLPWLQLLGEPVIALLIGLIGTCLVTRSAIGQKRVEEAIAVGFKESGQILILTGVGGSLAATVAAAGLGHILGGFFSASTVAPLLVVWAIAAVLHIAVGSVTLSAITAAGLLAPIAPVIGLDPVLLALSAGAGSLFMVHVTSNTFWLLQSLLGQSVRGALKSVTVGVSVASVVAILLILPMSLLF; from the coding sequence ATGCAAGACATCGCTGTCCTGATCAACACAGCCGTCGCGGTTCTCGCCGCCGTGCTGCTGATTGTCCGTTTCAGAGTCAACCCGGTCATCGCCCTGGTGGTCAGCTCTGTGTACCTTGGCCTCGCCGTCGGCCTCGGCGTCGAAAAGACCGTCAAAACCATCACCGCCGGATTCGGCGACATCATGGTGGACGTCGGCCTGCTCATCGCCTTCGGCGTCCTCATGGGCTCCATCCTTAACCAAAGCGGAGCCATCCGGCGCCTCGTGGAGCATCTGCTGAACACGTTTGGGCCCAAGCGCCTGCCCTACACCATGGGCCTGGCCATCGGAACGGTGCTTCAGTCCATCTTCCTGGACGTCCTGCTCGTCATCTCCGCCCCGCTCGCCCGCAAGCTGGCACCCAAAATCGGCAAACTCGGCACGGCACGCATGGCCACCGCCATGGCCATCGCCCTCGAATGCGGCATCGTCTTCACGGTTCCCGGCGTCGCGTCCCTTGCCCTGGCAGGCCTCCTGAACGTGCCGCTCGGCAAAATGCTGCTGTTCGGCCTGCTGCTTGTCATCCCCACCATCATCATCGCCATCGCCATCATGACATTCCTCTTCCGCCGCGGCTTCTGGAACGAAGCCAAGGATGAGGACCACACCTTCGTCGCCGAAGAGGACCGGGAGGGTGAAGAGGAAGGGTACGACGGCGGTGCTGGCCGCCCCGTTGCCGCCGGCACCGGCGCCAGCGGGCCGGGAACCAACGGAACCGCTGCCCAGGCCAGCGGCAGCGTTGCCGTGGCCGAACGCGAACCCAAGCAGTTCCCGCTGATCGTCCTGTTTGCGCCCCTGCTGACCTCACTGCTCCTCATCGGCGCGGGAGCCATCCTGCAGATCCTGAAGATCGACCTGCCCTGGCTGCAGCTCCTGGGCGAACCGGTCATCGCCCTGCTGATCGGCCTGATCGGCACCTGCCTCGTCACCCGCTCCGCCATCGGGCAGAAGCGCGTCGAGGAGGCCATCGCCGTCGGCTTCAAGGAGAGCGGCCAGATCCTGATCCTTACCGGTGTGGGCGGCTCACTCGCCGCGACCGTCGCCGCAGCAGGCCTCGGCCACATCCTCGGCGGCTTCTTCTCCGCGAGCACCGTCGCCCCGCTCCTGGTGGTCTGGGCCATCGCGGCCGTGCTGCACATCGCCGTCGGCTCCGTCACGCTGTCCGCCATCACCGCAGCAGGCCTGCTGGCCCCTATCGCACCCGTTATCGGCCTGGACCCCGTGCTGCTGGCGCTGTCGGCCGGCGCCGGATCACTGTTCATGGTTCACGTCACCAGCAACACCTTCTGGCTCCTGCAGTCGCTCCTGGGCCAGAGCGTGCGGGGTGCACTGAAATCGGTGACCGTCGGGGTTTCGGTGGCCTCCGTCGTCGCCATCCTGCTGATCCTGCCCATGAGCCTGCTGTTCTAA
- the gcvP gene encoding aminomethyl-transferring glycine dehydrogenase yields MTIQSLPSTFADRHIGARRQADIDTMLKNIGYDSVDGLVDTAVPSSIRQENPLLLTAALSEVEVLAELRRLAAKNKTAVQMIGQGYYDTVTPPVIRRNVLEAPAWYTAYTPYQPEISQGRLEALLNFQTMVQDLTALPVANASLLDEATAVAEAVLLMRRANKSAGAKDGKTVLDADCLPQTIAIVQGRAEALGFEIEIADLSQGLPDGDINGIVLQQPGVSGRVWDQSGVIAAAKERGALVTVAADLLALTLITPPGEQGADIAVGTAQRFGVPLFFGGPHAAYMAVRTGMERTLPGRIVGVSKDNAGAPAYRLALQTREQHIRREKATSNICTAQALLAIVSSFYAVYHGPDGLKAIAETVHNNARVLATALRTAGRELVSDSFFDTLTVRVPGKATKVITAAEARAINLRLIDADTVGVSIDETTTAATLSAVAVAFGAGPVGDAAGFELPEAVLRASDYLQHPVFNTHRSETQLLRYIRKLSDRDLALDRTMIPLGSCTMKLNATAEMEAISWPEFASIHPFAPDSQTAGWRELIDGLEADLAEITGYDQVSIQPNAGSQGELAGLLAIRGYHLSRGDDQRNVCLIPASAHGTNAASAVLAGMKVVVVATAADGTIDHADLYAKIDAHRDVLSAIMITYPSTHGVYDADVREVCDAIHAAGGQVYVDGANLNALVGLAQPGKFGGDVSHLNMHKTFCIPHGGGGPGVGPVAAKAHLAPFMPGDANKAAHEAGPIGSTGVAISASRFGSAGVLPISWAYVKLMGGSGLTEATKSALLAANYVASRLNEFFPVLYTGDSGLVAHECILDLRELTARTGVTAEDVAKRLIDFGFHAPTLAFPVAGTLMVEPTESEDLAEIDRFIDAMITIHAEIEQVASGDFTVENSPLRNAPHTAAAVVSSAWNRSYPREQAVFPVPSLRQDKYFPPVGRIDGAAGDRNLVCSCPPLEDFEN; encoded by the coding sequence ATGACGATTCAATCGCTTCCATCAACCTTTGCCGACCGGCATATCGGCGCCCGCCGCCAGGCCGATATCGACACCATGCTCAAGAACATCGGCTATGACTCGGTCGATGGCCTCGTTGATACCGCCGTCCCGTCGTCCATCCGCCAAGAGAACCCCCTGCTGCTCACCGCTGCGCTGAGCGAAGTTGAAGTCTTGGCCGAGCTCCGCCGCCTGGCCGCCAAGAACAAGACCGCCGTCCAGATGATCGGCCAGGGCTACTACGACACCGTGACGCCCCCGGTGATCCGCCGCAACGTCCTCGAAGCCCCCGCCTGGTACACCGCGTACACGCCGTACCAGCCGGAGATCTCGCAGGGCCGCCTCGAGGCCCTGTTGAACTTCCAGACCATGGTCCAGGACCTGACTGCGCTGCCGGTCGCCAACGCTTCCCTCCTGGATGAAGCGACCGCCGTCGCGGAGGCCGTGCTGCTGATGCGCCGGGCCAACAAGTCGGCAGGGGCCAAGGACGGCAAGACGGTCCTGGACGCCGACTGCCTTCCCCAGACCATCGCCATCGTGCAGGGCCGGGCCGAGGCACTCGGCTTCGAGATTGAAATTGCGGACCTGTCCCAGGGACTTCCCGACGGCGACATCAACGGCATCGTCCTCCAGCAGCCCGGCGTTTCGGGCCGGGTGTGGGACCAGTCCGGCGTCATCGCCGCCGCCAAGGAGCGCGGCGCGCTGGTCACGGTGGCCGCTGACCTGCTCGCCCTGACCCTGATCACGCCTCCGGGCGAGCAGGGCGCGGACATCGCCGTCGGAACCGCCCAGCGCTTCGGGGTGCCGCTGTTCTTCGGCGGCCCGCACGCTGCCTACATGGCAGTGCGCACCGGCATGGAGCGCACGCTCCCGGGCCGCATCGTTGGCGTCTCCAAGGACAACGCCGGCGCCCCCGCCTACCGCCTGGCGCTGCAGACCCGCGAGCAGCACATCCGCCGCGAGAAGGCGACCTCCAACATCTGCACCGCCCAGGCGCTGCTGGCTATCGTGTCGTCCTTTTACGCCGTGTACCACGGCCCCGACGGCCTGAAGGCAATCGCCGAGACCGTCCACAACAACGCCCGTGTCCTCGCCACCGCGCTCAGGACGGCAGGCCGCGAACTCGTCAGCGATTCCTTCTTCGACACCCTCACCGTGCGCGTGCCCGGCAAGGCCACCAAGGTCATCACAGCGGCAGAGGCCCGCGCCATCAACCTGCGCCTCATCGACGCGGACACCGTGGGCGTCTCCATTGATGAGACGACGACGGCGGCAACACTTTCCGCTGTAGCCGTCGCCTTCGGCGCCGGTCCGGTAGGGGACGCAGCGGGCTTTGAACTCCCCGAAGCCGTGCTGCGCGCCTCCGATTACCTGCAGCACCCGGTGTTCAACACGCACCGCTCCGAAACCCAGCTGCTGCGCTACATCCGCAAGCTCTCCGACCGCGACCTGGCGCTGGACCGCACCATGATCCCGCTGGGCTCCTGCACCATGAAGCTGAACGCCACCGCCGAGATGGAAGCCATCTCCTGGCCGGAGTTCGCCTCGATCCACCCGTTCGCACCGGATTCCCAGACCGCAGGCTGGCGGGAACTGATTGATGGCCTGGAAGCGGACCTCGCCGAGATCACCGGCTACGACCAGGTGTCCATCCAGCCGAACGCCGGTTCGCAGGGCGAGCTCGCCGGGCTGCTGGCCATCCGCGGCTACCACCTGTCCCGCGGCGACGACCAGCGCAACGTCTGCCTGATCCCGGCCTCGGCGCACGGCACCAACGCCGCCTCGGCCGTGCTGGCCGGCATGAAAGTTGTAGTTGTGGCCACGGCTGCCGACGGCACGATCGACCACGCCGACCTGTACGCGAAGATTGACGCGCACAGGGATGTTCTCTCGGCGATCATGATCACGTACCCGTCCACGCACGGCGTGTACGATGCCGACGTCCGCGAGGTCTGCGACGCCATCCACGCCGCCGGCGGCCAGGTCTACGTGGACGGGGCCAACCTCAACGCGCTCGTCGGGCTCGCGCAGCCCGGCAAGTTCGGCGGCGACGTGTCCCACCTGAACATGCACAAGACCTTCTGCATCCCGCACGGCGGCGGCGGACCGGGCGTCGGCCCGGTGGCCGCGAAGGCGCACCTGGCCCCGTTCATGCCGGGCGATGCGAACAAGGCCGCGCATGAGGCCGGCCCTATCGGATCAACAGGCGTCGCCATTTCAGCGTCGCGGTTCGGTTCGGCGGGCGTGCTGCCCATCTCCTGGGCGTATGTGAAGCTGATGGGCGGCAGCGGCCTGACCGAGGCCACCAAGTCCGCGCTGCTCGCGGCGAACTATGTCGCGTCCCGGCTGAACGAGTTCTTCCCGGTCCTCTACACGGGAGACAGCGGGCTGGTGGCGCACGAGTGCATCCTGGACCTGCGCGAACTCACGGCCCGGACCGGCGTCACCGCCGAGGACGTGGCCAAGCGCCTGATCGACTTCGGCTTCCACGCGCCCACCCTGGCGTTCCCGGTGGCGGGCACACTGATGGTGGAACCCACCGAGTCCGAGGACCTGGCCGAGATCGACCGGTTCATCGACGCGATGATCACCATCCACGCCGAAATTGAGCAGGTCGCCAGCGGTGACTTCACCGTGGAGAACTCCCCGCTGCGGAACGCGCCCCACACGGCAGCCGCCGTCGTCAGTTCCGCCTGGAACCGTTCCTACCCGCGCGAGCAGGCCGTGTTCCCCGTGCCCTCGCTCAGGCAGGACAAGTACTTCCCGCCGGTGGGCCGCATCGACGGCGCGGCCGGCGACCGGAACCTGGTCTGCTCCTGCCCGCCTCTCGAAGACTTCGAAAACTAA